Part of the Mauremys mutica isolate MM-2020 ecotype Southern chromosome 1, ASM2049712v1, whole genome shotgun sequence genome is shown below.
CAGCGTGGGCCGCTCGCGCACCCGGGCTGGAGCAGGGTGCGGAAAGCGCATCCCCGCCCTACAAAGAGAGCGGGGCCCAGGCGCGGGGGAGAGCGGGCCACGTGGGAGGGCCACGTCCCGGGGTCGGTATAGAAcctctcagccccgcccccgcccatcACCATCCAGTGCAGACTGATTTTCCGCCAGGCTAGacagcactcggggggggggtgggggggagagagaggagcatCTCTCTGCAGCACCAAGCAGTCTTAGCTTACACTATAAGTCCTGGTTCTTCTCTTTAGCCTGTCACTGATCTCCCAACTAGGCTTAGCAATGGCCATTGCTTTTGGAGCCAGCAAAGAGGGATTTCAGTTACTGTGCCCCTCAAGTCAAAGGCAGCGTGTCCTTTTACAAAGGGATCAGCACTGACTGGGATCAGCACTTACAGTCTTCACTAGGATGTCACTTGGGCTCAGCATCCCCTTCTCCCTCAGGTATCTCATCAGGTGAGACCGTTTTCTCCATGTTACCTTCACTCCGTACTCATGCTCTGGGGTATCCTTGACCAGTACAGATGTTGGTTCAAGGCTCTCAGTGGTATCAGCACAGAGATCAAAAACACTATGTGGATTCGGAGAGAGGGTGTTCATCTGTGGCAAAGTACCACTGCATCCATAGCTTCTCATAGAGGGCAGCTCTGGAGTCCGTAGATCTGGTGGACTGAAGACATCTGGCTCAGCATCCTGGTTAGGAAACCAAGAGGCCCCTTTTCTACAGCTCTTAGGCTTGCCCACTGAGGTACTGGGCTTTGCTGCAGCACCCCTCTTTGGCTGGATATGGCATGTCTTTGCACAGTTACCTGGGTTACCACAAGAGTCTGAGTACTCTGTTGCTGAAGCATAGGGGTGTGCCTGTGGAGCCTCAAACATTAAAGGAGGAAATTTGCAGACTGTTTGTTTCCGACACACTCCTCCCACATGGAGGAAACCACGACTATCATCCCGGCTCTGGAAGCTGTGGGCAACATGGCGCTGCCTCTGACATCTCTTGAAGCCTGTTGACACAGTGCTTTCAAACTGTGGAGACACCTGAGGGGCCAAAACAGATGATgatgaaaaaatgttttccttcagAGAGGGTGACTCATCATACTCCCTACTTCCTTCACACAGGAACCACTATCTaccctactccccaccccctgctacaTGTCTTTCTTGGTTTGAGAGCTGCCATTTTATTGCTTCCTTGGCAGGAAGTCCAGTCTGTGGCAAAGGAAATCACATTCACTGTTCAAATGAGTGAGAAAAACTGGAAGCTCACATATGCCTTAAAAtacagttctactctgaaaagtgactatataTAAATGCACCTCCTTCCCTAGATATATTCAAAGTCTTGTTTGCTTATTTCAGTGATAAACTAAATCAACTGCTAGGTCAATCTCTTATCTAAcagtgagctggattctgttcctgtgcATCAACAAAATTTCAATGAGTTCCACTGAGGCTGTACTGGTTTctctaagggcagaatttgatttGCAGGACCTTTAAGACAGATGATGATGCATAAGTAGTAAAGAACTATCTAGATTCTTGGATCCCAGACTGAGGTTGCAAGACTGTcagtgtcacacacacaaaaaaatcttactgataGGATCACTTTATCTACTTATTATATTTGTGGCACTGCAGGACTTTCACTGCACTGTAGCAAT
Proteins encoded:
- the RHNO1 gene encoding RAD9, HUS1, RAD1-interacting nuclear orphan protein 1 — protein: MPPKKKCIRQARKAQLQFLETPREGPTHHYGSPLPLAENPRHVSTKPLDQNASISWVSPQFESTVSTGFKRCQRQRHVAHSFQSRDDSRGFLHVGGVCRKQTVCKFPPLMFEAPQAHPYASATEYSDSCGNPGNCAKTCHIQPKRGAAAKPSTSVGKPKSCRKGASWFPNQDAEPDVFSPPDLRTPELPSMRSYGCSGTLPQMNTLSPNPHSVFDLCADTTESLEPTSVLVKDTPEHEYGVKVTWRKRSHLMRYLREKGMLSPSDILVKTVSADPSQC